Proteins encoded in a region of the Dendropsophus ebraccatus isolate aDenEbr1 chromosome 11, aDenEbr1.pat, whole genome shotgun sequence genome:
- the KCNA10 gene encoding potassium voltage-gated channel subfamily A member 10, translated as MDTLLKALPNPEESSSLGPVDSKGTKPLVEESPIPANTTWKLLLNETLHETDLSRLSKEVTEQMRVEEGNQRVFINIAGLRYETQLKTLNEFPETLLGDPQKRIHYFDSMRNEYFFDRNRPSFDGILYYYQSGGKIRRPANVPIDVFADEIIFYELGDEALDQFRDDEGFLKDPEIPLPTNDYHRQFWLLFEYPESSSAARGMALVSVLVIVISILIFCLETLPEFREEGLFKYSSNFTREAVYFNTFTDPFFLVETTCIIWFSFELAVRFIVCPSSSEFFQNIMNIIDIVSIIPYFVTLLTELVRQTELNGQQNMSLAILRIVRLVRVFRIFKLSRHSKGLQILGQTLKASMRELGLLIFFLFIGVILFSSAVYFAEVDEPKSQFVSIPDGFWWAVVTMTTVGYGDMCPITLGGKVVGTLCAIAGVLTIALPVPVIVSNFNYFYHRETENEERQTLPTEIEKISLSNLTRSVSSSSLKKNNGSCIPDKNGKA; from the coding sequence AAACCCCGAAGAATCTTCTTCACTTGGTCCTGTAGATTCGAAAGGCACCAAACCTCTTGTAGAGGAAAGTCCCATTCCTGCAAATACAACTTGGAAATTGCTCCTGAATGAAACATTACACGAGACTGACCTTTCTAGACTCTCTAAAGAAGTTACTGAACAAATGAGAGTAGAAGAAGGAAACCAAAGAGTATTTATCAACATAGCAGGCCTCAGATATGAGACCCAACTTAAAACTCTAAATGAATTTCCAGAGACACTCCTTGGAGACCCTCAAAAAAGGATTCATTATTTCGATTCCATGAGGAATGAGTACTTTTTTGATAGAAATCGGCCTAGTTTTGATGGAATTCTGTATTACTACCAATCTGGTGGAAAAATAAGACGTCCAGCAAATGTACCAATTGATGTATTTGCAGATGAAATCATTTTCTATGAACTTGGAGATGAAGCTTTGGATCAGTTTCGAGATGATGAAGGCTTTCTAAAGGATCCTGAAATACCCTTACCAACAAATGATTACCATAGGCAATTCTGGTTGCTCTTTGAATACCCGGAGAGCTCAAGTGCAGCAAGAGGCATGGCATTGGTTTCTGTTTTGGTTATTGTCATTTCCATACTAATATTCTGTTTGGAAACATTACCAGAATTTAGAGAAGAGGGTCTCTTCAAATATTCAAGCAATTTTACTCGGGAGGCTGTATATTTTAACACCTTCACAGATCCATTTTTTCTGGTAGAGACTACCTGTATCATTTGGTTTTCATTTGAACTTGCTGTTCGCTTTATCGTCTGCCCAAGTTCTTCCGAGTTCTTTCAAAATATTATGAATATAATTGACATTGTATCTATCATTCCATATTTTGTAACACTTCTCACAGAACTTGTGAGGCAAACAGAGCTCAATGGACAACAAAACATGTCTCTAGCTATTTTACGAATTGTTCGACTTGTTAGAGTGTTCCGAATTTTCAAGCTTTCAAGACATTCAAAGGGACTTCAGATATTAGGACAAACCCTTAAAGCCAGCATGAGAGAATTGGGGTTgctaatattttttctttttattggtgTAATATTGTTTTCTAGCGCAGTATATTTTGCAGAGGTTGATGAACCTAAGTCTCAATTTGTCAGCATCCCGGATGGCTTCTGGTGGGCTGTAGTGACTATGACAACTGTTGGATATGGAGATATGTGTCCAATCACATTAGGGGGTAAAGTTGTAGGTACCCTTTGTGCTATTGCAGGAGTGCTGACTATTGCCCTTCCAGTTCCAGTTATTGTATCAAATTTTAATTACTTCTATCACAGAGAAACAGAAAATGAGGAGCGTCAAACTTTGCCTACAGAAATAGAGAAAATTAGTTTAAGTAATTTAACTCGGTCAGTAAGTAGTTCTTCTCTGAAGAAAAATAATGGATCTTGTATTCCAGACAAGAATGGTAAAGCTTAA